A window of the Desulforapulum autotrophicum HRM2 genome harbors these coding sequences:
- a CDS encoding ABC transporter substrate-binding protein: MSVKDPGDIQRRRFMGKAAMALGASFFAPLASAEGKSETLRIGYLPITDAAPLLIAHSLGFFMEQGLTVPRPVMVRSWNVLTESFIAGKFDLTHMLFPIPVWMRFKQKIPVKVLGWDHTNGSALTVRGDSHIRGFADLGGCQIAVPSWYSTHNLVVQLAIRAQGLVPVIRPQNAPLGPNEVNLFILSPPEMPPALLGRKIDGFIVAEPFNALAEIKLKARIMRFTGDIWKNHPCCVIVSRESLTRTRPALVQRAVNAVVRAQIWCEHNREEAAHILSRDGAGYLPVRADVLKRVFTGYDFKAYTTGPLPRAIVHPEWKVDRIGFQPYPFASATRFILEQMGKTLVEGDTGFLKNLDLEWARGELVDDRFVRKAMVNNQNHGDFFPLGPTASLEREETIEIN, translated from the coding sequence ATGAGTGTGAAAGACCCAGGTGATATTCAACGACGGCGTTTCATGGGAAAAGCTGCCATGGCCCTTGGTGCCTCTTTTTTTGCCCCTTTAGCTTCTGCGGAAGGCAAATCAGAAACCCTCAGAATTGGATATCTACCCATCACCGATGCAGCCCCGCTGCTCATCGCCCACAGTCTTGGCTTTTTTATGGAACAGGGGCTTACCGTGCCAAGACCGGTTATGGTGAGATCCTGGAATGTGCTCACCGAGTCTTTTATTGCAGGTAAGTTTGATCTTACCCACATGCTTTTTCCCATACCTGTCTGGATGAGATTCAAGCAGAAAATTCCAGTCAAGGTCCTTGGGTGGGATCATACCAACGGCAGCGCCCTGACCGTTCGTGGGGATTCCCATATCAGGGGTTTTGCAGATCTCGGGGGGTGTCAGATTGCAGTCCCTTCATGGTACTCCACCCATAATCTTGTTGTACAACTTGCCATCAGAGCCCAGGGGCTTGTGCCGGTGATCAGGCCCCAGAATGCCCCCCTTGGGCCCAATGAGGTGAATCTGTTCATTCTTTCACCGCCTGAAATGCCGCCTGCGCTGCTGGGTCGAAAAATAGACGGTTTCATTGTTGCTGAACCCTTTAATGCCCTTGCCGAGATAAAGCTCAAGGCAAGGATCATGCGGTTTACCGGAGACATCTGGAAGAATCATCCCTGTTGTGTTATTGTGTCCCGGGAGAGTCTGACCCGGACAAGGCCGGCATTGGTTCAAAGGGCTGTCAATGCCGTGGTGCGGGCCCAGATCTGGTGTGAACACAACAGGGAAGAGGCGGCCCATATCTTGAGCCGGGACGGGGCGGGGTATCTGCCCGTTCGGGCCGATGTTCTGAAGCGGGTATTTACCGGATATGATTTTAAAGCGTACACCACAGGGCCTCTGCCACGGGCCATTGTTCATCCAGAGTGGAAGGTTGATAGAATCGGGTTTCAACCCTATCCCTTTGCCTCAGCCACTCGGTTCATACTTGAGCAGATGGGTAAAACCCTTGTTGAAGGAGATACCGGGTTTTTGAAAAATCTTGACCTTGAATGGGCCCGGGGGGAGCTTGTGGATGATCGTTTTGTGCGCAAGGCAATGGTGAACAATCAAAATCATGGGGACTTTTTTCCCTTGGGTCCGACTGCGTCCCTGGAAAGGGAGGAGACGATTGAAATTAATTGA
- the rpsP gene encoding 30S ribosomal protein S16 has translation MSVKIRLARRGAKKKPFYRIVAADVESPRDGKFLESVGTYDPMVEPAAIILNEERIRYWMGEGATPTTTVKSILKKQGFSSNPA, from the coding sequence ATGTCAGTTAAAATAAGATTGGCCCGGCGGGGCGCAAAAAAGAAGCCGTTTTACCGGATCGTAGCAGCAGATGTGGAGTCCCCCAGGGACGGAAAGTTCCTCGAAAGTGTCGGCACCTACGACCCCATGGTCGAACCTGCCGCCATTATCCTCAATGAGGAGAGAATCCGTTACTGGATGGGTGAAGGTGCAACCCCCACAACAACAGTTAAGAGTATCCTTAAAAAACAAGGTTTTAGTTCCAATCCTGCATGA
- a CDS encoding ribonuclease HII: MWTFEHRAQAAGYNCIAGVDEAGRGPLAGPVVSAAVVLDDGFPDHGIMDSKKLSPKKRELLYDVIMDKALGVCVGIASHHEIDRINILRASLLSMRRAVNGLPLKPDYLLIDGTFFIDSSIQQQVIVKGDALSVSIAAASIVAKVTRDRIMVDMDQLYPGYGFARHKGYPTKAHKQALVELGPSPVHRYSFKGVCLP, from the coding sequence ATGTGGACTTTTGAACACAGGGCACAAGCCGCTGGATACAATTGCATCGCAGGCGTTGATGAGGCCGGCAGGGGACCCCTTGCCGGCCCGGTTGTGTCTGCGGCCGTTGTGCTCGATGATGGATTCCCCGATCACGGGATCATGGATTCCAAGAAACTCTCCCCCAAAAAAAGGGAGTTGCTCTACGACGTGATCATGGATAAGGCCCTTGGGGTTTGCGTGGGAATTGCCTCCCACCATGAAATTGATAGAATCAACATCCTCAGGGCCTCGCTTCTTTCCATGCGCAGGGCCGTTAACGGTCTGCCCCTTAAGCCGGATTATCTTTTGATCGACGGCACTTTTTTCATAGATTCTTCCATTCAACAACAGGTGATTGTCAAGGGTGATGCCCTGAGCGTCTCCATTGCCGCTGCATCCATTGTGGCCAAGGTAACCCGGGATCGGATCATGGTTGATATGGATCAGCTTTACCCCGGCTACGGCTTTGCCCGGCACAAGGGGTATCCCACCAAGGCCCACAAGCAGGCCCTTGTGGAACTCGGTCCTTCGCCGGTTCATAGATACAGCTTTAAAGGGGTTTGCCTTCCTTAA
- a CDS encoding KH domain-containing protein: protein MKELVKYIAQALVDNPDAVEVSEVEGSQTSVLELKVAKEDLGKVIGKQGRSARAMRTILSAASAKLKKRTVLEIVE, encoded by the coding sequence ATGAAAGAGCTGGTTAAATACATTGCACAGGCACTGGTTGACAATCCCGATGCGGTTGAGGTCTCAGAGGTAGAGGGTAGTCAGACTTCTGTTCTTGAACTGAAGGTGGCAAAAGAGGATTTGGGTAAGGTGATTGGCAAACAGGGCAGATCTGCCCGGGCCATGAGAACAATTCTGAGTGCGGCATCGGCAAAGCTTAAGAAACGGACGGTGCTGGAGATCGTGGAGTAA
- the rlmN gene encoding 23S rRNA (adenine(2503)-C(2))-methyltransferase RlmN, whose product MKEITDFTRQELTAWFENNNERSFRGGQVFKWLYLRQAQTFDEMTDIGKDLRQRLKENFTLSAMVFDRSEISRDGTEKLLFRLHDNAYIEAVLIPEKDHFTLCISSQAGCAQGCKFCLTAKGGFTRNLTTGEIIGQIRTAKTVLAKRKAQRPLSNIVFMGMGEPLANYDTVVRALSIMTDSDYGLKLSSRRITLSTCGLVPEILRLGNDTEVNLAVSLNATTDETRSMLMPINRRYPMHELLKACTNFQMKPRKKITFEYILIKNVNDTMDDAKRLITLLLPIRAKVNLIPFNEHDQSDFKRPSKESILAFLQMLLDHNLTAMVRKSKGDDISAACGQLRAKADL is encoded by the coding sequence TTGAAAGAGATAACTGATTTTACACGCCAGGAGCTCACCGCATGGTTTGAAAACAACAACGAACGCTCCTTTCGTGGGGGCCAGGTTTTCAAATGGCTCTACCTCCGCCAGGCCCAAACCTTTGACGAGATGACCGACATCGGCAAGGATCTCAGGCAGCGGCTCAAGGAAAATTTCACCCTGTCAGCCATGGTCTTTGATCGTTCAGAGATCTCCCGGGACGGAACGGAAAAGCTTCTGTTCCGCCTCCATGACAATGCTTACATCGAAGCGGTTCTCATCCCTGAAAAGGACCACTTCACCCTGTGCATCTCCTCCCAGGCAGGGTGCGCCCAGGGCTGCAAATTCTGCCTCACGGCAAAGGGGGGATTTACCCGCAACCTCACCACGGGTGAAATCATTGGGCAGATCAGAACGGCAAAAACAGTCCTTGCCAAAAGAAAGGCGCAACGCCCCCTGTCAAACATTGTCTTCATGGGCATGGGAGAACCCCTTGCAAACTATGACACCGTGGTAAGGGCGCTGTCCATCATGACTGACAGCGATTACGGCCTCAAGCTGTCGTCCAGAAGGATCACCCTGTCCACCTGCGGCCTTGTGCCGGAAATCCTAAGGCTCGGCAATGACACAGAGGTCAACCTTGCCGTCTCCCTCAACGCAACCACGGACGAGACCCGGTCCATGCTCATGCCCATAAACCGACGGTATCCCATGCATGAACTGCTAAAGGCCTGCACCAACTTCCAGATGAAGCCAAGGAAAAAAATTACCTTTGAATACATCCTTATCAAAAACGTCAACGACACAATGGATGATGCAAAACGACTCATCACACTTTTGCTGCCCATCCGGGCCAAGGTGAACCTCATCCCCTTTAACGAGCATGACCAAAGCGATTTCAAACGCCCGTCAAAGGAGAGCATCCTTGCGTTTTTGCAGATGCTTCTTGACCATAACCTCACGGCCATGGTGAGAAAAAGCAAGGGAGACGACATTTCAGCCGCCTGCGGCCAGCTCAGGGCCAAAGCGGATCTTTAA
- a CDS encoding DUF814 domain-containing protein: protein MEEKKTLKKVRALGLTSGGLDSILSALVLREQGIDVTWVSFTTPFFSSHAAQKAADRYKIPLMVVDITEIYIEMLKNPPAGYGKNMNPCMDCHVLMFAEAGRIMVQEGFDFLFSGEVAGQRPFSQNKRSLRYVEKHSGFDGSILRPLSAGVLPVTEAERQNLVDRNRLGSISGRSRKKQIEMAKQFNVVDYPAPAGGCRLTDSAFSARLRDLFDLVPDFGKRDLYLLHHGRHFRLDPGTRIVVGRSEADNGMIETLYVPETDTFMRMVDLPGPLVLIPRAVSPDMVEWAAAICASYTKAKAGQEVQVLVCSPAGESVIQVKALDPEGFQDLLI, encoded by the coding sequence ATGGAAGAAAAAAAAACATTAAAAAAAGTGAGGGCCCTGGGGCTCACCTCAGGAGGGCTTGACAGCATTCTAAGTGCCCTTGTCCTGAGGGAGCAGGGGATTGATGTCACCTGGGTCAGTTTTACCACCCCTTTCTTTTCGTCCCATGCAGCCCAAAAGGCGGCAGACAGATACAAGATTCCCCTGATGGTGGTGGACATTACAGAAATTTATATTGAGATGTTGAAAAATCCTCCGGCAGGTTACGGGAAGAATATGAATCCCTGCATGGACTGCCACGTTTTGATGTTTGCTGAAGCAGGCCGGATCATGGTGCAGGAGGGGTTTGATTTTCTTTTCAGCGGTGAGGTGGCAGGCCAGCGGCCGTTTTCCCAGAACAAGCGTTCGTTGCGGTATGTGGAAAAACATTCTGGATTTGACGGGTCGATTCTAAGACCGTTGAGTGCCGGGGTGCTTCCTGTAACAGAGGCTGAGCGTCAAAATCTTGTGGACCGCAACCGGCTGGGGTCAATTTCAGGCCGGTCGAGAAAAAAACAGATTGAGATGGCAAAACAGTTTAACGTGGTTGATTATCCCGCCCCGGCAGGGGGTTGCAGGCTGACGGACAGCGCCTTTTCCGCAAGGCTCAGGGATCTGTTTGACCTTGTACCTGATTTTGGAAAACGAGACCTTTACCTTTTGCACCACGGCCGGCATTTCAGGCTTGACCCTGGAACACGGATTGTTGTGGGGCGCTCAGAGGCGGACAATGGGATGATTGAAACCTTGTATGTCCCTGAAACAGATACCTTCATGCGCATGGTTGACCTGCCAGGCCCCCTTGTTCTGATTCCCCGGGCCGTATCCCCGGATATGGTAGAGTGGGCCGCTGCCATCTGTGCCAGCTACACCAAGGCTAAAGCCGGCCAGGAGGTCCAGGTGCTTGTTTGTTCCCCGGCAGGTGAGAGCGTCATTCAGGTCAAGGCCCTAGATCCGGAAGGCTTCCAGGACCTTCTTATTTAG
- a CDS encoding ABC transporter permease, with protein sequence MKLIDRLVWRPSQNTKGGYGLSASGGESGAGYEVFGISLLVVVWVLAGTFFLSSRALEPFNQFLPVPTLKALGIAVTQGHFWVSVWASLRRVLLGITIASVLGIPGGIVIGFYPRLRSLSYSPIQFLRMISPLSWMPVALIVFVQFESAIVFLIVMATVWPIMLNTATGVGNVNPSWIRMAMNQGANHFQLIWTIIVPVSLPNVLTSLRLALGIAWIVLVPAEFLGVSSGLGYLINDARDTMSYDVLMAMIIAIGILGFLLDRGMQMVQGVVKSTWGDY encoded by the coding sequence TTGAAATTAATTGATCGCCTGGTATGGCGGCCTTCCCAAAACACCAAGGGCGGATATGGGCTGTCTGCCAGTGGCGGCGAGTCTGGAGCAGGGTATGAAGTTTTCGGCATATCTTTACTTGTCGTGGTCTGGGTACTTGCTGGAACCTTTTTTCTTTCCAGCCGTGCCCTTGAGCCGTTCAACCAATTTTTGCCCGTGCCAACGCTAAAGGCCCTTGGCATTGCTGTCACCCAGGGGCATTTCTGGGTGTCTGTGTGGGCAAGCCTCAGGCGGGTCCTTCTGGGGATAACCATTGCATCCGTTCTGGGCATTCCCGGTGGGATAGTCATTGGATTTTATCCCAGGCTCAGGAGCCTTTCCTACTCACCCATTCAGTTTTTGCGGATGATCAGTCCCCTTTCCTGGATGCCCGTTGCTTTGATCGTTTTTGTTCAATTTGAGTCGGCAATTGTTTTTTTGATCGTCATGGCAACGGTCTGGCCCATCATGCTCAACACGGCCACAGGGGTTGGAAACGTGAATCCAAGCTGGATACGCATGGCAATGAACCAGGGGGCAAACCATTTCCAACTGATCTGGACCATCATTGTTCCAGTCTCTTTGCCCAATGTGCTCACAAGCCTCCGGCTTGCCCTGGGTATTGCCTGGATTGTGCTTGTGCCTGCCGAATTTCTGGGCGTTTCAAGCGGGCTTGGGTATCTTATCAACGATGCCAGGGATACCATGTCCTATGACGTGCTCATGGCCATGATTATCGCCATCGGCATTTTGGGGTTTTTGCTTGACAGGGGGATGCAGATGGTTCAGGGGGTGGTAAAATCCACCTGGGGTGATTATTGA
- the trmD gene encoding tRNA (guanosine(37)-N1)-methyltransferase TrmD — translation MGTINFTVLTLFPELVDPFFEHGIISRAVDKNIITGKSVNIRDFSSDRHNTVDDRPYGGGCGMLMKPEPLALAINAAKQGSADSRVILMTPQGRRFDQGLALDLAARSEDLIFVCGRYEGIDERVCHTLVDDEISIGDYVMTGGELAAMVIIDAITRLLPGVLGGETSADVDSFRDDRLEHAQFTRPPAFESMDVPSVLLSGDHGAIERWRKRSSLKRTLLNRPDLLAKRALDGEERKILKTWCQELEALINE, via the coding sequence GTGGGGACAATAAATTTTACAGTTCTGACGCTTTTTCCCGAACTTGTTGATCCGTTTTTTGAACATGGCATTATCTCAAGGGCCGTGGACAAAAATATCATTACCGGAAAATCCGTAAACATCAGGGATTTTTCAAGTGACCGCCACAACACGGTGGATGACAGGCCCTATGGGGGCGGATGCGGCATGCTCATGAAGCCGGAACCCCTTGCCCTTGCCATAAATGCTGCAAAACAGGGGTCTGCAGATTCCAGGGTGATTCTCATGACGCCCCAGGGCAGACGGTTTGACCAGGGGCTGGCCCTTGATCTTGCTGCAAGGTCCGAGGATTTGATCTTTGTGTGTGGCCGTTACGAGGGCATAGACGAAAGGGTTTGCCACACCCTTGTGGACGACGAGATTTCCATTGGTGATTATGTGATGACCGGTGGCGAACTTGCAGCCATGGTGATCATTGATGCCATAACCAGGCTTCTACCCGGCGTTCTTGGGGGAGAGACCTCTGCTGACGTTGATTCATTCAGGGATGATCGCCTGGAACATGCCCAGTTCACCAGACCGCCGGCATTTGAATCCATGGATGTGCCATCTGTTCTGCTGTCCGGAGACCACGGGGCGATCGAACGCTGGCGAAAGCGGTCGTCCCTTAAACGAACCCTTTTAAACCGGCCGGATCTTCTGGCTAAAAGAGCCCTTGATGGGGAGGAACGGAAAATATTAAAAACATGGTGTCAGGAACTTGAAGCACTTATTAATGAATGA
- the rplS gene encoding 50S ribosomal protein L19 has product MNIIDQLEQEQLRLDMPDFRAGDAIKVHVKIREGEKERIQIFAGVVIKKTKGLACARFTVRKISGGIGVERIFPLNSPSIDKIEVVTRGRVRRSKIYYLRNLRGKAARIKERRMA; this is encoded by the coding sequence ATGAATATAATAGATCAGTTGGAACAAGAGCAGCTTCGACTTGATATGCCCGACTTCAGGGCCGGCGACGCCATCAAGGTTCACGTGAAGATTCGTGAGGGTGAAAAAGAGCGAATTCAGATATTTGCGGGTGTTGTCATTAAGAAGACCAAGGGACTTGCCTGTGCACGCTTTACCGTGAGAAAAATTTCGGGCGGCATCGGGGTTGAGCGTATTTTTCCCCTTAACTCACCCAGCATCGACAAGATTGAAGTGGTCACAAGGGGCCGGGTTCGAAGGTCCAAGATATACTACCTGAGAAACCTTCGGGGTAAGGCTGCAAGAATCAAAGAACGGCGTATGGCGTAA
- a CDS encoding RNA methyltransferase — MNDVYLALVHHPVSNKRGETIASALTTIDLHDIARAAITFGVRGFFVVTPLTDQQVLAHEVIDHWTRGKGGELNPFRKQALERIRVVPSFEAAVAEIMQETGKPVTTVATSAAEGKTTVPLAEVVRTMGREKAHLIAFGTAWGLSEAFINDCDLLMEPISGVNGYNHLSVRSAVSIILDRMVSLL, encoded by the coding sequence ATGAATGATGTATATCTGGCACTTGTCCACCACCCCGTTTCCAATAAAAGGGGAGAGACCATTGCCTCGGCCCTGACGACCATTGATCTCCACGACATTGCAAGGGCAGCGATTACCTTTGGCGTGCGTGGATTTTTTGTTGTCACACCCCTTACCGACCAGCAGGTACTGGCCCATGAGGTGATTGATCACTGGACCCGGGGAAAGGGGGGGGAGTTGAATCCCTTTCGAAAGCAGGCCCTGGAACGTATCCGGGTTGTCCCTTCATTTGAGGCGGCTGTGGCGGAAATAATGCAGGAGACAGGAAAGCCAGTGACGACCGTTGCAACCAGTGCTGCCGAGGGCAAAACCACTGTCCCCCTGGCAGAAGTTGTCCGGACGATGGGCAGGGAAAAGGCACACCTTATTGCCTTTGGTACAGCCTGGGGGCTTTCAGAGGCGTTTATCAACGATTGTGATCTTCTCATGGAACCCATCAGCGGGGTCAACGGATACAACCATCTTTCTGTTCGATCGGCTGTATCCATTATCCTGGACAGGATGGTTTCTTTGCTTTGA
- the ffh gene encoding signal recognition particle protein: protein MFDNLSDRLNATFKKLKGRGTLSEKAIDEGLKQVRMALLEADVNYRVAKKVISDIHRRALGQEVMESLTPGQQVIKIVYDEFSTMMGSAHEGLNLGNRVPETVMLVGLQGAGKTTTAGKLALYLKKQGKRPFLVPVDLHRPAAIDQLKKLGKQLGIPVFDSTQEMKLGDICRAAEKMAGQEGFDTLLVDTAGRLHVDDGLMAELVELKKMLNPVETLLVADAMTGQDAVNIAGAFDKAVDLTGVILTKMDGDARGGAALSIKAVTGKPLKFIGVGEKSTGLEPFHPERMASRILGMGDTLSLIEKAQESVDLKKAEALEKKLKKNQFTLEDFRDQMASVRSMGSIKDLMGLIPGVNKKMISGLNIDEREFVRIEAIINSMTPEERRSHAIIKGSRKKRIAKGSGSTVQDVNKLLKSYTQTMKMVKKFNKGGMRSLKGMLPF, encoded by the coding sequence ATGTTTGACAACTTGAGTGATCGGCTGAATGCTACGTTTAAGAAACTGAAAGGGCGAGGAACCCTTTCTGAGAAGGCAATTGATGAGGGGCTTAAACAGGTCCGCATGGCACTTCTTGAAGCAGATGTAAATTACAGGGTTGCAAAAAAAGTTATTTCAGATATACATAGGCGAGCCCTTGGTCAGGAGGTGATGGAGAGCCTTACCCCCGGTCAGCAGGTGATTAAGATTGTCTATGACGAATTCTCCACCATGATGGGGTCTGCCCATGAGGGGTTGAACCTTGGCAATCGGGTTCCTGAAACGGTCATGCTTGTGGGGTTACAGGGTGCAGGAAAGACGACCACGGCGGGAAAACTTGCCCTTTATTTGAAAAAACAAGGTAAGCGGCCCTTTCTGGTTCCTGTGGATCTTCACCGGCCTGCGGCAATTGATCAGCTGAAAAAGTTGGGAAAACAGCTTGGGATTCCTGTGTTTGACTCAACCCAGGAGATGAAACTTGGGGATATCTGCCGGGCTGCAGAAAAAATGGCCGGCCAGGAGGGGTTTGACACCCTGCTTGTGGATACGGCAGGACGGCTCCATGTGGATGATGGGTTGATGGCAGAGCTTGTCGAGCTTAAAAAAATGCTCAACCCGGTTGAGACGCTTCTTGTGGCCGATGCAATGACCGGTCAGGATGCTGTCAACATTGCAGGTGCATTTGACAAGGCAGTGGATCTTACCGGGGTAATCCTCACCAAGATGGATGGTGATGCAAGGGGCGGGGCCGCCCTTTCCATCAAAGCCGTCACAGGTAAACCCCTTAAGTTCATCGGTGTGGGCGAAAAATCCACGGGACTTGAGCCCTTTCATCCTGAACGGATGGCATCCAGGATCCTTGGCATGGGGGACACACTTTCCCTCATTGAAAAGGCCCAGGAATCGGTTGATCTGAAAAAGGCTGAGGCCCTGGAGAAGAAGTTAAAGAAAAATCAGTTTACCCTTGAAGATTTTCGGGATCAGATGGCTTCGGTCCGAAGCATGGGGTCGATCAAGGATCTGATGGGGCTTATTCCCGGAGTCAACAAGAAAATGATTTCGGGTTTAAATATTGACGAACGTGAGTTTGTGCGGATAGAGGCAATAATCAACTCCATGACCCCTGAAGAGCGCCGGAGCCATGCGATCATCAAGGGAAGCAGGAAAAAGAGAATTGCAAAGGGAAGCGGGTCCACGGTTCAGGATGTGAACAAGCTTCTTAAAAGTTATACACAGACAATGAAAATGGTCAAAAAGTTCAATAAAGGCGGCATGCGTTCCCTAAAGGGTATGCTTCCGTTCTAA
- the rimM gene encoding ribosome maturation factor RimM (Essential for efficient processing of 16S rRNA), which produces MEKTLFTLGVVTGVHGLKGFLKVRSFAGSLETFKSGLEMVVRRSGKADECYTILKASPHKKGILMQFSGVDRDAAETFVGAELLVDRRLLPEPEDDAYFWEDLIGLKVTDRTLGFLGTIDSIMETGSNDVFVVKNKDKGLKNKEFLIPGLASVVIGVDLERGEMTVDLPEGL; this is translated from the coding sequence ATGGAAAAGACTCTGTTTACCCTTGGTGTGGTAACCGGAGTACACGGGTTAAAAGGGTTTCTAAAGGTCAGGTCATTTGCCGGATCTTTAGAAACTTTTAAATCCGGGCTCGAAATGGTTGTGCGAAGGTCTGGAAAGGCAGATGAGTGCTACACGATATTGAAGGCGTCGCCCCATAAAAAAGGGATTCTCATGCAGTTTTCCGGGGTGGACCGGGATGCTGCAGAAACCTTTGTGGGAGCAGAACTTCTTGTTGACCGGCGGCTGTTGCCTGAACCTGAAGACGATGCTTATTTCTGGGAAGATCTCATTGGCCTGAAGGTCACGGACAGAACCCTGGGTTTTCTTGGCACAATCGATTCCATTATGGAAACGGGCAGCAACGATGTGTTTGTGGTGAAAAACAAGGACAAAGGCCTGAAAAATAAAGAGTTCCTGATCCCTGGCCTTGCCTCGGTTGTGATTGGGGTGGATCTTGAGAGGGGTGAGATGACGGTTGATCTGCCCGAGGGACTGTAG
- a CDS encoding response regulator, with the protein MAVDPKIKILVADDSGTMRVMFKQMLNKAGFDNIIVAVNGDDGIAKVEAEKPDLVISDWNMPQRDGLEFLKWLRSRDEYRNIPFIMATAQADKGQQILIMEAGGNGHVPKPFDVDQIKASIEKVFSSGNGAVVEKKERRVVDGKVVLNVAHIQITDHLALGALKYRIDSGEITPRHFILDTDCKPGWNPIQEGLENGALDAAFVLAPIAMDLFAYDSPIRLVLLAHKNGSTFVRSRHYDHRFDSLQSFYKYKVVDIPHKMSVHHMLAHQFLKELGLKPGVPGKKAINVRFEVVPPIKMPGIMNENDDVAGFMVAEPIATKAIAKGIGELEFISSTRWESHPCCVVAMQQTFIETYPQATQEFVSLVVESGKYIEADKSRAADIGVKFLDPDGRLGLTPGVLQQVFAQPQAIRMDDLYPVKENLDKIQRYMHDVMGIGKIIDLDRFVDTRFADTACQL; encoded by the coding sequence ATGGCGGTAGACCCAAAAATAAAAATTCTTGTCGCAGATGATTCCGGCACCATGCGTGTAATGTTCAAGCAGATGTTGAACAAGGCGGGGTTTGATAATATTATCGTGGCGGTGAACGGTGATGACGGCATCGCAAAGGTTGAGGCAGAGAAACCTGATCTTGTGATCAGTGACTGGAACATGCCCCAGCGGGACGGGCTTGAATTTCTCAAGTGGCTCAGGAGTCGGGATGAATATAGGAATATTCCCTTTATCATGGCCACGGCCCAGGCTGACAAGGGCCAGCAGATTCTCATCATGGAAGCCGGGGGAAACGGCCATGTGCCAAAACCCTTTGATGTCGACCAGATAAAGGCAAGTATTGAAAAAGTGTTTTCAAGTGGTAATGGAGCTGTTGTTGAAAAAAAAGAGAGAAGGGTGGTTGACGGTAAAGTGGTTCTTAATGTGGCACATATCCAGATTACAGACCACCTTGCACTGGGTGCGCTTAAGTACAGGATTGACAGTGGAGAGATTACTCCCCGTCATTTCATACTTGACACGGACTGCAAGCCCGGATGGAATCCAATTCAGGAAGGGCTTGAGAACGGTGCATTAGACGCGGCCTTTGTGCTTGCACCCATTGCCATGGACTTATTTGCCTATGATTCTCCCATCCGGCTGGTGCTTCTGGCCCATAAGAACGGCAGCACCTTTGTGCGAAGCCGTCATTATGATCATCGGTTTGATTCTCTCCAGAGCTTTTATAAGTACAAGGTCGTTGATATCCCCCATAAGATGAGTGTTCATCATATGCTCGCCCATCAGTTTTTAAAAGAGCTGGGACTCAAGCCCGGGGTTCCCGGGAAAAAGGCCATCAACGTCAGATTCGAAGTTGTTCCACCCATAAAAATGCCCGGCATCATGAACGAGAATGACGATGTGGCAGGATTCATGGTTGCCGAGCCCATTGCCACCAAGGCTATTGCCAAAGGGATCGGTGAGCTGGAGTTTATCTCGTCTACCCGCTGGGAGAGTCATCCCTGCTGTGTTGTGGCAATGCAGCAGACGTTTATTGAAACCTATCCCCAGGCAACCCAGGAGTTTGTTTCCCTTGTTGTTGAGTCGGGTAAATACATTGAGGCGGATAAGTCAAGGGCAGCGGACATTGGTGTGAAATTCCTCGATCCTGACGGCCGACTGGGTTTGACTCCCGGTGTGCTCCAGCAGGTGTTCGCCCAGCCCCAGGCCATACGCATGGACGATCTTTACCCTGTCAAGGAAAATTTGGATAAAATCCAGAGGTATATGCATGACGTCATGGGCATCGGTAAGATAATTGATCTTGACCGTTTTGTGGACACTCGGTTTGCAGATACGGCCTGTCAGTTGTAG